Proteins encoded in a region of the Pseudomonas sp. PDNC002 genome:
- a CDS encoding glutamate-5-semialdehyde dehydrogenase gives MTESVLDYMSRLGRAAREASRVVARATTAQKNQALLAAADALDAARAQLTEANEQDLANGRANGLEPAMLDRLALTPARIDDMIEGLRQVATLPDPIGEIRDMRYVPSGIQLGKMRVPLGVVGIIYESRPNVTIDAASLCLKSGNATILRGGSEAIHSNQAIAACIQTGLAKAGLPASVVQVVETTDRAAVGALITMPEYVDVIVPRGGKGLIERISRDAKVPVIKHLDGICHVYIDVAADLDKAIRVADNAKTQRYAPCNTMETLLVHAGIADRVLPPLAAIYRDKGVELRGDAATRALLGADVLEATEEDWRTEYNAPILSIRIVDGLDQAIEHINTYGSQHTDAIITENFTDARRFLTEVDSASVMVNASTRFADGFEYGLGAEIGISTDKLHARGPVGLEGLTSEKYVVFGDGHVRT, from the coding sequence ATGACCGAGTCCGTTCTCGACTATATGAGCCGCCTGGGCCGCGCCGCCCGTGAAGCGTCGCGCGTTGTCGCGCGCGCCACGACCGCGCAGAAGAACCAAGCCCTGCTGGCCGCAGCCGATGCCCTGGACGCCGCCCGCGCCCAGCTGACCGAAGCCAACGAGCAGGATCTGGCCAATGGCCGTGCCAATGGTCTGGAGCCAGCCATGCTGGACCGCCTGGCCCTGACTCCGGCGCGCATCGATGACATGATCGAGGGCCTGCGCCAGGTCGCCACGCTGCCGGACCCGATCGGCGAGATCCGCGACATGCGCTACGTGCCGTCCGGTATCCAGCTGGGCAAGATGCGCGTGCCGCTGGGCGTGGTGGGGATCATCTACGAATCCCGTCCGAACGTGACCATCGACGCCGCCAGCCTGTGCCTGAAGTCGGGCAACGCCACCATCCTGCGCGGCGGCTCCGAGGCGATCCATTCCAACCAGGCCATTGCTGCCTGCATCCAGACCGGCCTGGCCAAGGCCGGCCTGCCGGCCAGCGTCGTGCAGGTGGTGGAAACCACTGACCGCGCCGCCGTCGGCGCGCTGATCACCATGCCCGAGTACGTGGACGTCATCGTTCCGCGCGGTGGCAAGGGCCTGATCGAGCGCATCAGCCGTGACGCCAAGGTCCCGGTGATCAAGCACCTGGACGGCATCTGCCACGTCTACATCGACGTCGCCGCCGACCTCGACAAGGCGATCCGCGTCGCCGATAACGCCAAGACCCAGCGCTACGCGCCGTGCAACACCATGGAAACGCTGCTGGTGCACGCCGGCATCGCCGACCGCGTGCTGCCGCCGCTGGCCGCCATCTACCGCGACAAGGGCGTGGAGCTGCGCGGCGACGCCGCCACCCGCGCACTGCTGGGCGCCGATGTGCTGGAAGCCACCGAGGAAGACTGGCGCACCGAATACAATGCGCCGATCCTGTCGATCCGTATCGTCGACGGCCTGGACCAGGCCATCGAGCACATCAACACCTACGGCTCGCAACACACCGACGCGATCATCACCGAGAACTTCACCGATGCCCGCCGCTTCCTCACCGAAGTGGACTCGGCCTCGGTCATGGTCAACGCCTCCACCCGCTTCGCCGATGGCTTCGAGTACGGCCTGGGCGCGGAGATCGGCATTTCCACCGACAAGCTGCACGCCCGCGGTCCGGTCGGCCTGGAAGGCCTGACCAGCGAGAAATACGTGGTCTTCGGCGACGGACACGTGCGCACCTGA
- a CDS encoding alpha/beta hydrolase gives MRYRTDYSAQALTAAPAVLDLDGWQLHYQAFSSREDDPRPPVLLLGGAFQSFRSFASEVSELLAGHPVILLDLPSQGGNLQLAPQLSLEDLADLIAAFAEHLQLPPLMPIGLSYGSALAALFAARHPARCGRLLLAGITAFGRPGARALLVEALARLELGEQEPFAHGVLTGLINPLRLGDTGVSPVFRKALLRQLQRLTPGEIERYRQNSQRLLAFGGFDRHPQCPTLVLAGEYDHFTQPWEHAEFAHACTDAEFALIHNADHLAQFERRDACARLYGPFLRGEPLPRNAAGSTRFQRQQLLHLERRFEPRLAPADTRAVLRNGEGGEWRCELAELGYFGGLIRVELPIDRPSRGWKLAAAGLPELDILPLRYTADGLAFIFAHGNPQASAALAAMVVPMQQGACAA, from the coding sequence ATGCGCTATCGCACCGATTACAGCGCCCAGGCCCTGACCGCCGCCCCGGCGGTGCTCGACCTGGACGGTTGGCAACTGCATTACCAGGCGTTTTCCTCCCGGGAGGACGACCCGCGACCGCCGGTCTTGCTGCTGGGAGGCGCGTTCCAGAGCTTCCGCTCCTTCGCCAGCGAGGTTTCCGAGCTGCTTGCCGGGCACCCGGTGATCCTCCTCGACCTGCCCAGCCAGGGCGGCAACCTGCAACTCGCGCCACAGCTGAGCCTGGAAGATCTCGCCGACCTGATTGCCGCCTTCGCCGAACACCTGCAATTGCCGCCGCTGATGCCCATCGGGCTGTCCTACGGCTCGGCCCTCGCCGCGCTGTTCGCAGCGCGCCACCCGGCGCGCTGCGGCCGTCTGCTGCTGGCCGGCATCACCGCCTTCGGCCGCCCCGGCGCACGCGCCCTGCTGGTCGAAGCCCTGGCGCGCCTGGAGCTGGGCGAGCAGGAACCCTTCGCCCACGGCGTGCTGACTGGCCTGATCAACCCGTTGCGGCTTGGCGATACCGGCGTCTCTCCAGTGTTCCGCAAGGCCCTTCTGCGCCAGTTGCAGCGCCTGACACCCGGCGAGATCGAGCGCTACCGGCAGAACAGCCAGCGCCTGCTGGCCTTTGGCGGCTTCGACCGCCACCCGCAGTGCCCAACCCTGGTGCTGGCCGGCGAGTACGACCATTTCACCCAGCCGTGGGAACACGCCGAGTTCGCCCACGCCTGCACCGATGCGGAGTTCGCCCTGATCCACAACGCCGACCATCTCGCCCAGTTCGAACGCCGTGACGCCTGTGCGCGGCTTTACGGCCCCTTCCTGCGGGGCGAGCCACTACCGCGCAACGCTGCGGGTAGCACGCGTTTCCAACGCCAGCAGTTGCTGCACCTGGAACGCCGCTTCGAGCCGCGCCTGGCGCCGGCCGACACGCGCGCGGTGCTAAGGAACGGCGAGGGCGGCGAATGGCGCTGCGAGCTGGCGGAGCTGGGCTATTTCGGTGGACTGATTCGCGTCGAGCTGCCAATTGATCGCCCTTCGCGCGGCTGGAAGCTCGCCGCTGCCGGGTTGCCCGAACTGGATATCCTGCCACTGCGCTACACGGCGGACGGGCTGGCGTTCATCTTCGCCCACGGTAACCCGCAGGCCAGCGCAGCGCTGGCTGCGATGGTGGTGCCGATGCAGCAGGGGGCGTGTGCGGCTTGA
- a CDS encoding DNA-3-methyladenine glycosylase — MPAEPNLSLPWPDANPLPDAFFNRDALTVARELLGKVIRHRVGDLWLSARIIETEAYYLAEKGSHASLGYTEKRKALFLDGGHIYMYYARGGDSLNFSAGGAGNAVLIKSGHPWMDRISSDESLAAMRRLNPAADGSERPLGKLCNGQTLLCRAMGLKVPEWDAQRFDPQRLFVDDIGETPSQVIQAARLGIPHGRDEHLQYRFVDATFAPFCTRNPLRRGQVEGHDYHLLGTQDATFR, encoded by the coding sequence ATGCCCGCCGAACCCAACCTAAGTTTGCCCTGGCCCGATGCGAACCCGCTGCCGGACGCCTTCTTCAACCGCGACGCCCTGACCGTCGCCCGCGAACTGCTGGGCAAGGTGATCCGCCACCGGGTCGGCGACCTGTGGCTCTCCGCGCGGATCATCGAAACCGAAGCCTATTACCTGGCCGAGAAAGGCAGCCACGCATCGCTCGGTTACACCGAGAAGCGCAAGGCGCTGTTCCTCGATGGCGGGCACATCTACATGTATTACGCGCGCGGCGGCGACTCGCTGAACTTCAGCGCCGGCGGCGCGGGCAATGCCGTACTGATCAAGTCCGGGCACCCCTGGATGGACCGCATCTCCAGTGACGAATCACTGGCCGCCATGCGCCGGCTCAACCCCGCCGCCGATGGCAGCGAGCGCCCGCTGGGCAAGCTGTGCAATGGCCAGACCCTGCTCTGCCGCGCGATGGGCCTGAAAGTGCCGGAGTGGGACGCCCAGCGCTTCGACCCGCAGCGCCTGTTCGTCGACGATATCGGCGAGACACCCTCGCAAGTTATCCAGGCCGCGCGCCTGGGCATTCCTCACGGCCGCGACGAGCACCTGCAATACCGCTTCGTCGATGCCACCTTCGCGCCCTTCTGCACGCGCAACCCACTGCGCCGTGGACAGGTCGAAGGCCATGACTACCACCTGCTCGGAACCCAGGACGCCACCTTCCGATGA
- a CDS encoding class I SAM-dependent methyltransferase: protein MAERIRADSAHITPSAHYTGYVWYRHQLADPAFATAFGRWVHGCVAPINWGARVGFGLNIEDFLLQRHLLIDARLTQAIELRGVTQVVEIACGLSPRGRRFRQRYPQLTYLEADLPPMAARKSALLQEQGWLDGKHRVRPVDILAEDGEQSLAALLSGLDPDRPVVVITEGLVNYFQRPVIEGFWRRLAAALRVFPEATYLTELYPDLREHPRYRQIRWGVGLIGKLTRGGYPLHYRSAAEIEQAFVGFGFGRVGVLDPQVDGMGLGLPKGRMPSLVRVIEARV from the coding sequence ATGGCTGAACGGATCCGGGCCGACAGCGCCCACATTACCCCCAGCGCGCACTACACCGGTTACGTCTGGTATCGCCACCAGTTGGCCGATCCGGCCTTCGCCACGGCGTTCGGCCGCTGGGTGCACGGCTGCGTGGCGCCGATCAACTGGGGCGCGCGGGTCGGCTTCGGGCTGAATATCGAAGACTTCCTGTTACAACGTCACCTGCTGATCGATGCCCGGCTGACCCAGGCCATCGAGCTGCGCGGGGTGACCCAGGTAGTCGAGATCGCCTGTGGCTTGTCGCCCCGAGGCCGGCGTTTCCGTCAGCGCTATCCCCAGTTGACTTACCTGGAGGCCGATCTGCCGCCCATGGCCGCGCGCAAGTCCGCGCTGCTGCAGGAGCAGGGCTGGCTCGACGGCAAGCACCGCGTGCGGCCTGTGGATATCCTTGCCGAAGACGGCGAGCAGAGCCTTGCCGCGCTGCTCTCTGGCCTCGATCCGGATCGGCCGGTGGTGGTGATCACCGAAGGACTGGTGAATTACTTCCAGCGTCCGGTGATCGAGGGCTTCTGGCGCCGGCTGGCCGCAGCGCTGCGGGTGTTCCCGGAAGCGACCTACTTGACCGAACTCTATCCCGACCTGCGCGAACACCCGCGCTACCGGCAGATCCGCTGGGGCGTCGGGTTGATCGGCAAGCTGACGCGGGGCGGCTACCCGCTGCATTACCGCAGCGCCGCGGAAATCGAGCAGGCGTTCGTTGGTTTCGGGTTTGGCCGGGTGGGCGTGCTTGATCCGCAGGTGGATGGGATGGGGCTGGGGTTGCCGAAGGGGCGGATGCCGAGTCTGGTGCGGGTGATCGAGGCGCGGGTGTAG
- a CDS encoding bifunctional DedA family/phosphatase PAP2 family protein: protein MIDLAAFNTWMATHPQWLALVLFLVAFLECAAIIGIILPGVVMLFAIAVLAGSGALGLGETLALAFFGGLLGDLSSYWIGRHFHQDIRRLPVLRHHPEWMASAEGFFHRYGVASLLVGRFIGALRPFLPMIAGMLDMPFGRFLAVSIVAAAGWSIAYLVPGWATGAAMRLPLPEGFWPEAGVVAACLAAVLALVIHAELRKERNAPLIGAIGCFALLLGMLIGWPYLDALDKGLMALVQEHRHAWLDHVMVAVTRVGDFRTQFIAGALLAVLLAALRLWRHAFFAAGTMVGTALLNTTLKHFFGRARPEVIADPLSAFSMPSGHSSASFAFFLVLGVLASREKSPRVRLTWMLLAVIPAASIAMSRVYLGAHWPSDIIAGALLGASVCAASLWISQRRIELPALAPRIWWSLLPTALVLLAVASAWGLSSAIHRYTPL from the coding sequence ATGATCGATCTCGCCGCCTTCAACACCTGGATGGCCACCCATCCGCAATGGCTCGCCCTGGTCCTGTTCCTGGTCGCCTTCCTCGAGTGCGCCGCCATCATCGGCATCATCCTGCCCGGCGTGGTGATGCTCTTCGCCATCGCCGTGCTGGCCGGCAGCGGCGCCCTGGGGCTGGGGGAAACCCTGGCATTGGCGTTCTTCGGCGGCCTGCTGGGCGACCTGTCGTCCTACTGGATCGGTCGCCACTTCCACCAGGACATCCGCCGCTTGCCGGTGCTGCGCCACCATCCGGAATGGATGGCCAGCGCGGAAGGGTTCTTCCACCGCTATGGCGTGGCAAGCTTGCTGGTCGGCCGTTTCATCGGGGCGCTGCGGCCCTTCCTGCCGATGATTGCCGGCATGCTCGACATGCCCTTCGGGCGCTTCCTGGCAGTCTCGATCGTGGCTGCCGCCGGCTGGTCCATTGCCTACCTGGTGCCCGGCTGGGCCACCGGCGCGGCCATGCGCCTGCCGCTGCCGGAAGGCTTCTGGCCGGAGGCCGGCGTGGTCGCGGCGTGCCTGGCAGCCGTGCTCGCGCTGGTGATCCACGCTGAGTTGCGCAAGGAGCGCAATGCCCCGCTGATCGGCGCCATCGGCTGCTTCGCCCTGCTGCTGGGGATGCTGATCGGCTGGCCCTATCTGGATGCCCTGGACAAGGGCCTGATGGCGCTGGTGCAGGAACACCGCCACGCCTGGCTGGACCATGTGATGGTGGCGGTCACCCGCGTCGGCGACTTCCGCACCCAGTTCATCGCCGGCGCGCTGCTGGCAGTGCTGCTGGCCGCGCTGCGGCTGTGGCGCCACGCCTTCTTCGCCGCCGGCACCATGGTCGGCACGGCGCTGCTCAATACCACGCTCAAGCACTTCTTCGGTCGCGCCCGGCCGGAAGTGATCGCCGATCCGCTGTCCGCCTTCAGCATGCCCAGCGGGCACAGCTCGGCATCCTTCGCGTTCTTCCTGGTGCTCGGGGTGCTGGCCAGCCGGGAGAAGTCCCCGCGCGTACGCCTGACCTGGATGCTGCTGGCGGTGATTCCGGCGGCCAGCATCGCGATGTCCCGCGTCTACCTCGGCGCGCACTGGCCCAGCGACATCATCGCCGGCGCCCTGCTCGGCGCCTCGGTCTGCGCCGCCAGCCTGTGGATAAGCCAACGCCGCATCGAGTTGCCGGCCCTGGCGCCGCGCATCTGGTGGAGCCTGCTGCCGACCGCCTTGGTGCTGCTGGCGGTGGCCAGCGCCTGGGGCCTGTCGTCGGCCATCCACCGCTACACGCCGCTCTGA